In Dyadobacter sp. CECT 9275, the following proteins share a genomic window:
- a CDS encoding alpha/beta hydrolase has translation MNIPFPTLFFSIVFTVCIIGQPLAQVLTYTADDGTLKPVKNKKDLQEKRKQVLEGMQDVMGKLPYNPKAAVPVLRIADSIKTDKYTRYTIAFDVAENEPVSAYLYIPVAGNRHKFPAMLALHPTNALGMKSVDGQGTVENRGYAKELAERGYVVIAPDYPSFGDAKDYNFKTDRYESATMKGIFNHMRCVDILASRKEVDPDRIGVIGHSLGGHNAMFVAAFDPRLKVVVTSCGWTLFDYYNIGEEASKKYGGRLGPWAQERYMPLFRDKYGLDGKKIPFDFDGVIAVIAPRAFFSNSPVNDSNFDVAGVRKGIANASWAYQHKPDMIQVRYPASAHDFPTETRMEAYRFIDRILKN, from the coding sequence ATGAACATTCCCTTCCCGACCCTATTTTTCAGCATTGTTTTTACCGTCTGCATCATAGGGCAGCCGTTAGCACAAGTACTCACCTATACAGCTGATGACGGCACATTAAAGCCAGTCAAGAATAAAAAAGATTTACAGGAAAAGCGGAAGCAGGTCCTTGAGGGAATGCAGGATGTAATGGGTAAGCTGCCGTATAATCCCAAAGCGGCCGTGCCGGTCCTTCGGATTGCGGACAGTATCAAAACGGATAAATATACCCGGTATACCATTGCTTTTGACGTTGCGGAGAACGAACCAGTAAGTGCTTACTTATATATTCCAGTTGCTGGAAATAGGCACAAGTTTCCGGCAATGCTGGCGTTGCATCCAACCAATGCTCTTGGCATGAAAAGCGTAGATGGGCAGGGCACCGTTGAAAACCGGGGTTACGCCAAAGAACTCGCCGAGCGCGGTTATGTCGTCATTGCACCGGACTATCCCAGTTTTGGAGACGCAAAAGATTACAATTTTAAAACCGACCGTTATGAGTCGGCAACGATGAAAGGGATCTTTAACCACATGCGGTGTGTGGATATCCTGGCTTCACGAAAAGAGGTAGATCCCGACCGGATCGGCGTCATCGGACATTCCCTTGGCGGGCACAATGCCATGTTTGTAGCCGCTTTTGACCCCCGCCTGAAAGTGGTGGTAACCAGCTGCGGCTGGACACTTTTTGACTACTATAACATTGGTGAAGAAGCCTCCAAAAAATATGGTGGCCGCCTGGGCCCCTGGGCTCAGGAAAGATATATGCCGCTTTTCAGAGATAAGTACGGCCTTGACGGCAAAAAAATCCCATTTGATTTTGATGGGGTAATAGCCGTTATAGCCCCAAGGGCATTCTTTTCCAATTCTCCGGTCAACGACAGCAATTTCGATGTCGCCGGTGTAAGAAAAGGCATTGCAAATGCTTCCTGGGCATACCAGCACAAACCCGATATGATCCAGGTAAGATATCCGGCGTCAGCCCACGATTTTCCGACGGAGACACGCATGGAAGCATATCGGTTCATTGATCGTATTTTAAAAAACTAA
- a CDS encoding Gfo/Idh/MocA family protein: MESKRREFLKQAGLMGMALSTPSELQLTKALTDKNHVQKFNMSGYAAPKLDVVRIGFIGLGNRGMAAVERMNKIQGVEIKALCDLRPEKVNEAKKMVEVSGQSPGLYDTHPDAWKKLCDRNDIDLVYIVTPWALHTPMAVFAMNHGKHVCVEVPAAKTIEECWQLVETSERTRKHCMMTENCCYDFTELLNLNLARNGFFGEVTHGEGAYIHSLTEYVFSKDRFYQMWELKELSQRTGNLYPTHGLGPICQIMDINRGDQMDYLVSMSNNDFVMADTARELAAKDPDFKSFVGKPYNGMMNTTTIRTKKGKTIMLQFDVISPRPYSRIQLISGTKGSALKYPLPARYSQGHEWLSDEEFKALEEKYTPPIVKKIGEVAKQVGGHGGMDFLMDWRTIDCLRNGLPLDQDVYDAALWSAIGPLSEWSVAHRSNSVNVPDFTAGSWKTNRPVDISMEKGGTTQTKI; the protein is encoded by the coding sequence ATGGAAAGTAAGCGCAGAGAATTTTTAAAACAGGCAGGGCTGATGGGAATGGCACTCAGTACCCCGTCGGAATTACAACTGACAAAGGCGTTGACTGATAAGAATCACGTTCAGAAATTCAATATGTCGGGTTATGCCGCTCCCAAACTGGACGTCGTACGGATTGGTTTTATAGGCCTGGGCAACCGTGGCATGGCGGCGGTGGAACGTATGAATAAAATCCAGGGGGTTGAAATAAAAGCACTCTGCGATCTGCGCCCTGAAAAAGTGAATGAAGCAAAAAAAATGGTCGAAGTTTCGGGTCAGAGCCCCGGACTTTATGATACCCACCCCGATGCCTGGAAAAAGCTATGCGACAGAAATGATATTGATCTGGTGTACATTGTAACCCCATGGGCACTACACACACCAATGGCCGTATTTGCGATGAACCATGGGAAACATGTCTGTGTGGAAGTACCTGCCGCCAAAACAATAGAAGAATGCTGGCAGTTGGTGGAGACGTCGGAACGTACCAGGAAACATTGTATGATGACCGAAAACTGCTGTTATGATTTTACCGAATTGCTAAATCTGAATCTGGCCCGTAACGGTTTTTTTGGGGAAGTTACCCACGGAGAAGGCGCTTATATCCACAGTTTAACAGAATATGTTTTTTCAAAAGACAGGTTTTACCAGATGTGGGAGCTGAAAGAGCTTTCACAGCGTACGGGAAACCTGTACCCAACGCACGGGCTTGGCCCTATTTGCCAGATCATGGATATCAACAGAGGAGACCAGATGGACTACCTGGTATCCATGTCTAATAATGATTTTGTCATGGCAGATACCGCCAGAGAACTCGCCGCCAAAGATCCTGATTTCAAATCCTTTGTCGGCAAGCCCTACAACGGTATGATGAATACTACCACGATCCGGACAAAGAAAGGCAAGACGATCATGCTTCAGTTTGACGTGATTTCTCCCCGTCCCTATTCGCGCATACAGCTCATCAGTGGTACCAAAGGCAGTGCGCTGAAGTATCCGCTTCCCGCCCGCTATTCACAGGGACACGAATGGCTCTCGGATGAAGAATTTAAAGCGCTTGAAGAAAAATATACCCCACCCATTGTTAAAAAAATTGGGGAAGTGGCCAAACAGGTTGGTGGCCACGGAGGTATGGATTTCCTGATGGACTGGCGCACCATTGACTGTCTCAGAAACGGACTGCCGCTTGATCAGGACGTTTACGACGCTGCATTGTGGAGCGCCATAGGACCTTTGAGTGAGTGGTCGGTGGCACATCGGTCCAATTCTGTTAATGTTCCCGATTTTACAGCAGGATCCTGGAAAACAAACCGCCCTGTGGACATCTCCATGGAAAAAGGCGGAACTACACAAACGAAGATCTGA